DNA sequence from the Oceanipulchritudo coccoides genome:
ATTTCCTTGACGCGAAGATCGCGGAGGTGCGATCAGGCAATACAGCCCTCCAGGATGATCCGGAGACCATCCTTTTAAATTACGGATTCATGAAGGCCCAGATCCAGGCCCTCTGGAGCGGCAACCGGTCTTACTTCGATTCCTTTTTCCAGGACAACGAGGACAACAAGGCAATGACTGACCTGCCGCGGGCCTATTACGCGTTCTACTCGGGGAATTACGCCGAGGCTCTCGGATACATGTCCGGTCTCGATCAGGAGCAGTTGTCGCTCTGGCGACTGTCTGAAATGAGGGCGTGGATCTACCTCAAGAGCGGCAACGAGGCCCTTGCCCAATCCTACTTCCGCGGGTTCTTCAAGGAGATGGAGGAGTCCCTCGAGGGCCGATGGACGGCCCGGTACCGGCCCGACGTACATGCTGCCCAGCGCTCCTATGCCCATGCCTGCCTCGGCGAAAAGCAGGCAGCCCTCGAATGGGCGGACAAGGCCCTCGAGCGAACCGATCCGTCCCGCAACTTCTCGGACTATTTCGAAAGCATGTTGAAGCTCGCCATCTCCTTCACCGTTATCGGTGAGTCCGACCGCGCATGCCAGCTGGTCGACCAGATCCTTTCCAGTCCCTCCGGGATCACTACCGGAAACCTTCTCGTTGATTTCGGGCTCCAGCCATTGCGGGACAACCCCGCCTTCCAGGAGGTCATCCGCAAGCATGGCGACCAGCTCAAGGATCCCGCTATCCTTGAAAAGTTCTTCGGGGAACCATAGGCAATCCGGACCCACCCATGCTCCGTCTATCTGAACGCGTAACCATTCCCGATGAGGAAATCCTCATGCAGGCGGTACGTGCCCAGGGGGCCGGAGGACAAAACGTGAACAAGGTTTCCTCCGCGATTCACTTGTTCTTCAATATCCACGCATCCTCCCTGCCCGACTTCTACAAGCGGCGGCTCTTTGCCCATGCCGCCCACCGGATCAGCGAGGGCGGGGTCATTGTCATCAAGGCACAGGAATTCCGCACACAGGCAAAAAACCGCGAGGCCGCCTTGGAGCGCCTCAAGGAAATTATCCTCGCCGCCGCGGCCCCACGGAAAACCCGCAAGCCCACGCGCCCGACCCGCGGCTCAAAGGAACGCCGCATCACCAACAAGAAACAGCTCTCCGAAAAGAAACAGCGGCGGGGGAAACCGGACTACCCTTAAAATGGTGGGTGCTTGGGTTAAAATTGATCGATTTGGAAATTTGAATCGTTCAACCGACAACCGTGACATTCATC
Encoded proteins:
- the arfB gene encoding alternative ribosome rescue aminoacyl-tRNA hydrolase ArfB, which produces MLRLSERVTIPDEEILMQAVRAQGAGGQNVNKVSSAIHLFFNIHASSLPDFYKRRLFAHAAHRISEGGVIVIKAQEFRTQAKNREAALERLKEIILAAAAPRKTRKPTRPTRGSKERRITNKKQLSEKKQRRGKPDYP